The DNA region CATGGAGCAAAATCATTACCTATAAGCTCCGCTATAGGGGAGCGAGGTATAATTACTCTCTCATCAATATCAAACTCCATACCTGCAAACCATGCTTTCTTAAGAATATACGGTAACGGTTTACGCTGACATGCTCTTTGATAAACATACCCTATTATTCGCTGTTTTTCTTCCATTAAGAGTTTAGATGCAACCATATCACTATCTATATCATACGACACATTAATCGCTGAAAGAACCAAATGTACAGCCTCGTCCCAAACAGAGTCAGAACCATGGCCAAAATATGCTTGATTAACCGACATTTCAGAAATACACCAACGTATATAGTCTCTTATCGTATGTAAATTATTTATAATATCCTGTTGTTTTTCTTGACTATACATTCACTAACCTTTTTTCCATGTAGTACCAGATACACTATCTTCTAATATTATTCCTTGCTCTTGAAGCTGATTTCTAATTTCATCAGCCCTAGCATAATTTTTGTCTTTTTTTGCTTGAGTCCTTTCTGCAATGAGTTTTTCAATCTCACTATCATCAACGTCATCATCTTGCTTAAAATATTCTTCTATATCTGTAAATAATATACCTAATACATTACAAAGCTTGCGTAAAAGATACGCATATCCACTAGCTTTATACTTATTTGTAGCCTTTAGAATATTTATTTTCTTAGCTAAGCTAAATAAAACAGCTAATGCTTCTGGAGTATTAAAATCATTATCCATCACCTTTATAAATTTCTCTTCATACTGACTAGCATCATCAGGAAGGTTTACTTCAATAGGCTCAACATCTCTTAGAGCATTAAATAATCTTTCGATAGAAGCTCTTGCATTATCAAGATTTTCCTTTGAGTAATTAATCTCACTTCTATAAACCGTAGAAGCCAAAAAATATCTGACAACTTCAGGATGATACTCTTCTAATACATCAACTATTGTAAAGAAATTATTTAAAGATTTAGACATTTTCTCAGCATTAATTTTCACCATACCTGAATGAAGCCAATAATTAGCAAATGTGCATCCATTACAAGCCTCAGATTGAGCTATTTCATTCTCATGATGAGGAAATCTAAGATCAGAACCACCAGCATGAATATCAAAAGTCTCACCTAGTAGCTTTTTTGACATTGCAGAGCATTCAATATGCCAACCTGGACGTCCAGCTCCCCACGGTGAATCCCAAGCAGGCTCACCATTTTTTGCCATTTTCCAAAGTACGAAATCCATAGGATATTCTTTTTCATCAACGACATCAACCCTTGAACTTTGTTGTAATGCTTCAAGATTTTGCTTACTTAGCTTACCATAATCAGCAAACTTAGCTACTCGATAAAAAACATCACCATTCGAGCCTTGATATGCATACTCTTTATCAACAAGTGTTTCAATCATAGCTATCATCTCAGGAATCGTCTCTGTAGCCCTTGGCTCTCTGGTTGGCTCAAGAATATTTAATCTTGCAAAAACGTCGTGCATTGCTTTAATATTTCTATCAACTAACTCAGCGGTAGATTCTTTATTCTCGTTTGATCTTTTGATAATTTTGTCATCAATATCAGTAATATTTCTTACCAATGTAACATCAAATCCACGATACTTAAAATATCTATTAATAACATCAAAAGCTATATAAGTCCTCGCATGACCTATATGACAATCATCATAAACTGTCACACCACATGCATACATTTTAATCTTACTCACCTCAATCGGCTTAAACTCTTCTTTTTTTCCAGATAAGGAATTATAAAAAATCATAAGATAAATAACCTAATTTCACATATTGTTATATTATAGAATACCAGTATATCTAATATTATTTTTTTTTGAACTTTTAATGCTCAAAGCTTTTGTATACTACATTAAGGTGTAAGCCAATTCCATCTAATTTTGACATTGCTGAACAACCGGTA from Francisella halioticida includes:
- the cysS gene encoding cysteine--tRNA ligase — encoded protein: MIFYNSLSGKKEEFKPIEVSKIKMYACGVTVYDDCHIGHARTYIAFDVINRYFKYRGFDVTLVRNITDIDDKIIKRSNENKESTAELVDRNIKAMHDVFARLNILEPTREPRATETIPEMIAMIETLVDKEYAYQGSNGDVFYRVAKFADYGKLSKQNLEALQQSSRVDVVDEKEYPMDFVLWKMAKNGEPAWDSPWGAGRPGWHIECSAMSKKLLGETFDIHAGGSDLRFPHHENEIAQSEACNGCTFANYWLHSGMVKINAEKMSKSLNNFFTIVDVLEEYHPEVVRYFLASTVYRSEINYSKENLDNARASIERLFNALRDVEPIEVNLPDDASQYEEKFIKVMDNDFNTPEALAVLFSLAKKINILKATNKYKASGYAYLLRKLCNVLGILFTDIEEYFKQDDDVDDSEIEKLIAERTQAKKDKNYARADEIRNQLQEQGIILEDSVSGTTWKKG